One segment of Salvia splendens isolate huo1 chromosome 20, SspV2, whole genome shotgun sequence DNA contains the following:
- the LOC121781800 gene encoding uncharacterized protein LOC121781800, with product MDPAATCTPARSPSQQDKRTASFIEAQGKTDLFSEFSFNPENESGNKVMVVVDKSREARVALEYALSQGIQRNDTIVLLHVARINENTNREIDPKVYDLLNTSKNICQQKKPEVRVVMTVREGDDMGATIVEEAKRERVSILVLGQRKKSFLGRLRMIWACKRNESGFVDYSIQNAECKTFSVRRRNRKIGGFIINTKHLKNFWLLA from the exons ATGGACCCTGCCGCGACGTGTACCCCTGCCCGTTCGCCATCTCAGCAGGACAAGAGAACCGCAAGCTTCATCGAAGCACAAGGTAAGACAGATTTGTTCAGTGAGTTCAGCTTCAACCCCGAAAACGAGTCTGGGAACAAGGTGATGGTCGTTGTCGATAAAAGCCGTGAAGCAAGAGTGGCGCTCGAGTATGCACTGTCCCAGGGGATCCAGAGAAACGACACGATTGTTCTGTTACATGTTGCCAGAATAA ATGAGAATACGAACAGGGAGATTGATCCAAAGGTGTACGATCTTCTGAACACTAGCAAAAATATATGTCAACAAAAAAAACCTGAG GTGCGTGTGGTGATGACAGTCAGGGAAGGGGATGACATGGGGGCGACCATTGTTGAAGAAGCAAAACGGGAAAGGGTCTCGATTTTGGTTCTTGGACAAAGAAAGAAATCATTTCTAGGGCGGCTACGGATGATTTGGGCATGCAAGAGAAACGAGAGTGGGTTTGTTGACTACAGCATCCAGAATGCTGAATGTAAAACATTCTCAGTAAGAAGGAGAAACAGAAAAATCGGAGGATTTATTATTAATACCAAACATCTCAAGAACTTTTGGCTTCTGGCCTAG
- the LOC121781155 gene encoding ADP,ATP carrier protein ER-ANT1-like isoform X2, producing the protein MAKNSEKFSVDFVLGGTAAITAKSAAAPIERVKLLLQNQGELVKRGHLQRPYGGVGNCFKRVYREEGVLSFWRGNQANVIRYFPTQAFNFAFKGYFKGLFGCSKEKDGYLKWFAGNVASGSAAGATTSLFLYHLDYARTRLATDARECHINGKHQFNGLLDVYRKTLSSDGMAGLYRGFGVSILGITLYRGMYFGIYDTMKPIVLVGPFQDNFVASFFLGWSVTTVSGACAYPFDTLRRRMMLTSGQSMKYHSAKQAFVEIVRVEGFSALYRGVTANMLLGVAGAGVLAGYDKLYRIVNRPNYSLSSQKAFK; encoded by the exons ATGGCGAAAAACTCTGAGAAGTTCTCAGTAGATTTCGTCCTAGGAGGGACTGCAGCTATAACAGCAAAATCTGCTGCTGCGCCGATTGAGAGAGTGAAGCTTTTGCTGCAGAACCAAGGAGAGTTAGTGAAGAGAGGACACCTTCAAAGACCTTATGGGGGTGTTGGTAATTGCTTCAAGAGGGTCTACAGGGAGGAAGGTGTCTTGTCCTTCTGGAGGGGTAATCAGGCTAACGTTATAAGATATTTCCCCACACAG GCCTTCAACTTTGCATTTAAAGGCTACTTCAAAGGCCTATTTGGATGCTCAAAAGAGAAAGATGGATACTTAAAGTGGTTTGCTGGAAATGTTGCTTCGGGGAGTGCTGCAGGAGCTACCACTTCTTTGTTTCTTTATCACCTAGATTATGCAAGGACTCGATTGGCCACAGATGCTAGGGAGTGCCATATCAATGGAAAACACCAATTTAATGGGCTATTGGATGTTTATCGTAAAACCTTGTCAAGTGATGGAATGGCAGGTCTCTATCGAGGATTTGGGGTTTCGATATTGGGAATTACTCTTTATCGTGGAATGTATTTTGGGATCTATGACACCATGAAACCTATAGTTTTGGTTGGACCTTTTCAG GACAATTTTGTTGCTAGCTTCTTCTTGGGCTGGAGTGTCACCACTGTTTCTGGGGCATGTGCATACCCATTTGACACTCTACGACGGAGAATGATGCTCACGTCTGGACAATCAATGAAGTACCACAGCGCCAAGCAAGCGTTTGTTGAAATTGTTCGGGTTGAAGGTTTTTCAGCACTGTATAGAGGAGTCACAGCGAACATGCTACTAGGTGTTGCTGGGGCTGGAGTACTTGCTGGATATGATAAGCTGTACAGAATTGTAAATAGACCTAATTATAGCCTCAGCTCTCAGAAAGCCTTCAAATGA
- the LOC121783037 gene encoding heat shock cognate 70 kDa protein 2-like has translation MAGKGEGRAIGIDLGTTYSCVAVWRHDCIEIIVNDQGNRTTPSYVAFTDTERLVGDAANNQAASNPINTVFDAKRLIGRKFSNPTIQDDMTFWPFKVISGAADKPMIMVNYKGEEKQFSAEEISSMVLSKMKDISEKYLGSTVKDAVVTVPAYFNDSQRMATKDAGAIAGLNVMRIINEPTAAAIAYGLFEGNTSVAKNVLLFDLGGGTFDVSLVTIKAGIIEVKAIAGDTHLGGQDLDNGMVNHFIKEFKRKYGKDISGSQRAVRRLRTACERAKRILSSTFQTTIEIEALFEGIDFFTTISRAKFDELNAGLFSKCVEQVEMCLQDAKMEKSCVHDVVLVGGSSRIPKVQQLLRDLFNGKELCNSINPDEAVAYGAAVLAAKMSGDGNDMVRNLIVLDVTPLSLGTDVDGDIMSIIIPRNTTIPTRRTQGFCTVKDNQTRVRVEVYEGERSRTTDNNLLGEFTLDNIPAAPSGFADIQVCFDIDVNGIMNVSAEVTGTELKKNITITNDKGRLPMVEIEKMIMDAKKYKEEDEEHKKNVKAKNAVEDYAYSSRDTIRSAARLSPVHKNKMEDAFESFMQWLESNKHAKAHDFEDKMKELQTIFDPIIDKM, from the exons ATGGCTGGAAAGGGCGAAGGACGTGCTATTGGGATCGATTTGGGGACGACATATTCGTGCGTAGCGGTGTGGAGGCACGACTGCATTGAGATAATAGTAAACGATCAGGGCAACCGCACCACACCGTCCTACGTTGCTTTCACCGACACTGAGCGTCTAGTCGGCGACGCCGCCAACAATCAAGCCGCTAGTAATCCAATTAACACTGTTTTCG ATGCAAAGAGGTTGATCGGCCGCAAATTTAGTAACCCAACGATTCAAGATGACATGACGTTCTGGCCATTCAAGGTCATATCCGGCGCTGCCGACAAGCCTATGATCATGGTAAATTACAAAGGGGAGGAGAAACAGTTTTCAGCTGAGGAGATCTCTTCAATGGTGCTCTCCAAGATGAAGGATATCTCTGAGAAATATCTTGGATCAACCGTCAAGGATGCTGTCGTGACTGTGCCTGCTTATTTTAACGACTCTCAGCGCATGGCGACCAAGGATGCTGGAGCTATTGCTGGCCTTAATGTTATGAGGATCATCAATGAGCCTACTGCTGCAGCCATTGCATACGGTCTGTTTGAAGGGAATACGTCTGTTGCAAAGAATGTGCTCCTTTTTGACCTTGGTGGTGGCACGTTTGATGTGTCACTGGTGACGATTAAGGCAGGCATCATAGAAGTGAAGGCTATTGCTGGTGATACTCATCTTGGAGGCCAGGACTTGGACAATGGGATGGTGAATCACTTCATAAAAGAGTTCAAGCGCAAGTATGGTAAAGATATAAGTGGAAGCCAAAGAGCTGTTAGGAGATTGAGGACTGCCTGCGAGAGGGCAAAGAGGATCCTCTCCTCCACTTTCCAGACCACAATTGAGATTGAAGCATTGTTTGAGGGGATTGATTTCTTTACAACTATCAGTCGTGCTAAATTTGATGAACTTAACGCGGGTTTATTCAGCAAGTGTGTGGAGCAGGTGGAGATGTGCTTGCAGGATGCAAAGATGGAGAAGAGCTGCGTCCACGACGTAGTGCTAGTTGGAGGGTCGAGTAGAATTCCCAAGGTTCAGCAGCTGTTGCGGGACTTGTTCAATGGAAAGGAGCTGTGCAATAGCATTAATCCGGACGAAGCTGTGGCATATGGTGCTGCTGTGCTAGCTGCCAAGATGAGCGGTGATGGCAATGACATGGTGCGGAATCTGATTGTTTTGGATGTTACTCCTTTGTCCCTTGGTACTGACGTCGATGGAGATATCATGAGCATAATTATTCCGAGGAATACAACTATCCCAACCAGGAGAACACAAGGTTTCTGCACAGTGAAGGACAATCAGACTAGGGTGCGGGTTGAAGTGTACGAGGGTGAAAGAAGCAGGACAACAGACAACAATCTGCTTGGGGAATTTACGCTCGATAACATTCCAGCAGCACCTAGTGGTTTTGCTGATATCCAAGTGTGCTTCGACATTGATGTGAATGGTATCATGAATGTGTCAGCGGAAGTAACGGGGACTGAATTGAAGAAGAACATCACCATCACTAACGACAAAGGTAGGCTGCCCATGGTAGAAATTGAGAAAATGATTATGGATGCCAAGAAGTACAAGGAGGAGGACGAGGAGCATAAGAAAAATGTGAAGGCGAAGAATGCTGTGGAGGACTACGCCTACAGCTCGAGGGACACCATCAGAAGTGCAGCCAGACTCTCACCAGTTCACAAGAATAAGATGGAAGATGCTTTTGAGTCTTTTATGCAGTGGTTGGAGTCAAATAAACATGCAAAGGCTCATGATTTTGAAGACAAGATGAAGGAGCTTCAGACCATTTTCGACCCGATTATTGACAAGATGTAG
- the LOC121782878 gene encoding protein MICROTUBULE BINDING PROTEIN 2C-like, whose protein sequence is MEGRMYESQPQHLLDLQDSTGFDLSRTFSSLSAAAAASSATGGVDPVLFNDLVEMVPLVQSLIDQKSNSSFTRRGSVIYTKRPSREALYKKTAGRGATLSTKKPRDQGDRNAANSEDTEDLSVSSRSLLSGKDREELVALRDQVEDLKRQLSEKDELLESAEHVKNEMASVQTKYEELKSEAAEKDSLLKSTQLLLSDAKVKLADKQAALEKLQWEAMTSNKKGERLQEDLDKVQGEISSFLLLIEGLTRNASAISAGDYEDDFLYPVDQNCEIDDEMDMQELEDARAAYITAVAATKELRNEESILAAARARLHLQSLESQQS, encoded by the exons ATGGAGGGGAGGATGTACGAATCTCAACCGCAGCATTTGTTGGATTTGCAGGACAGCACTGGTTTCGACCTCAGCCGCACGTTCTCCTCTCTCTCCGCCGCCGCAgccgcctcctccgccaccgGAGGCGTCGATCCGGTTCTTTTCAACGACCTCGTGGAGATGGTCCCTCTCGTCCAGTCGCTAATT GATCAGAAATCGAATTCATCGTTTACACGGCGGGGTTCTGTGATCTACACAAAGAGGCCTTCTAGAGAAGCCCTCTATAAAAAG ACAGCTGGAAGGGGTGCCACTCTTTCTACAAAAAAGCCCAGGGACCAGGGAGACAGGAATGCAGCCAACAGCGAAGATACGGAAGACTTATCAGTTTCCTCGAGGTCGCTGCTCTCTGGAAAGGATAGAGAAGAACTGGTGGCATTGAGGGACCAAGTAGAGGATCTAAAGAGGCAGTTATCAGAAAAAGATGAACTTTTGGAATCAGCGGAACATGTAAAGAATGAGATGGCTTCAGTTCAGACCAAATATGAAGAACTTAAAAGTGAGGCTGCAGAAAAGGACTCACTACTTAAGTCCACTCAACTCCTGCTTTCCGATGCAAAG GTTAAGCTTGCCGACAAACAAGCAGCTTTGGAGAAGTTACAATGGGAGGCAATGACTTCCAACAAGAAAGGGGAGAGGCTCCAGGAAGATCTAGATAAGGTGCAAGGAGAGATATCATCTTTTTTGTTATTAATCGAAGGCTTGACAAGGAACGCTTCTGCCATTTCTGCTGGAGATTACGAGGACGACTTCCTCTATCCCGTTGATCAGAATTGCGAAATT GATGATGAAATGGATATGCAGGAACTGGAAGATGCAAGGGCAGCTTATATCACTGCTGTGGCAGCTACGAAAGAATTGCGAAACGAAGAATCTATTTTAGCTGCCGCGAGAGCAAGGTTGCATCTGCAGTCACTAGAGTCTCAACAATCTTAA
- the LOC121781155 gene encoding ADP,ATP carrier protein ER-ANT1-like isoform X1, giving the protein MMCACVLSGLKLKRGEWSAMAKNSEKFSVDFVLGGTAAITAKSAAAPIERVKLLLQNQGELVKRGHLQRPYGGVGNCFKRVYREEGVLSFWRGNQANVIRYFPTQAFNFAFKGYFKGLFGCSKEKDGYLKWFAGNVASGSAAGATTSLFLYHLDYARTRLATDARECHINGKHQFNGLLDVYRKTLSSDGMAGLYRGFGVSILGITLYRGMYFGIYDTMKPIVLVGPFQDNFVASFFLGWSVTTVSGACAYPFDTLRRRMMLTSGQSMKYHSAKQAFVEIVRVEGFSALYRGVTANMLLGVAGAGVLAGYDKLYRIVNRPNYSLSSQKAFK; this is encoded by the exons ATGATGTGTGCTTGTGTTCTCTCAGGGCTGAAACTAAAAAGGGGGGAATGGTCTGCTATGGCGAAAAACTCTGAGAAGTTCTCAGTAGATTTCGTCCTAGGAGGGACTGCAGCTATAACAGCAAAATCTGCTGCTGCGCCGATTGAGAGAGTGAAGCTTTTGCTGCAGAACCAAGGAGAGTTAGTGAAGAGAGGACACCTTCAAAGACCTTATGGGGGTGTTGGTAATTGCTTCAAGAGGGTCTACAGGGAGGAAGGTGTCTTGTCCTTCTGGAGGGGTAATCAGGCTAACGTTATAAGATATTTCCCCACACAG GCCTTCAACTTTGCATTTAAAGGCTACTTCAAAGGCCTATTTGGATGCTCAAAAGAGAAAGATGGATACTTAAAGTGGTTTGCTGGAAATGTTGCTTCGGGGAGTGCTGCAGGAGCTACCACTTCTTTGTTTCTTTATCACCTAGATTATGCAAGGACTCGATTGGCCACAGATGCTAGGGAGTGCCATATCAATGGAAAACACCAATTTAATGGGCTATTGGATGTTTATCGTAAAACCTTGTCAAGTGATGGAATGGCAGGTCTCTATCGAGGATTTGGGGTTTCGATATTGGGAATTACTCTTTATCGTGGAATGTATTTTGGGATCTATGACACCATGAAACCTATAGTTTTGGTTGGACCTTTTCAG GACAATTTTGTTGCTAGCTTCTTCTTGGGCTGGAGTGTCACCACTGTTTCTGGGGCATGTGCATACCCATTTGACACTCTACGACGGAGAATGATGCTCACGTCTGGACAATCAATGAAGTACCACAGCGCCAAGCAAGCGTTTGTTGAAATTGTTCGGGTTGAAGGTTTTTCAGCACTGTATAGAGGAGTCACAGCGAACATGCTACTAGGTGTTGCTGGGGCTGGAGTACTTGCTGGATATGATAAGCTGTACAGAATTGTAAATAGACCTAATTATAGCCTCAGCTCTCAGAAAGCCTTCAAATGA